In a genomic window of Helianthus annuus cultivar XRQ/B chromosome 10, HanXRQr2.0-SUNRISE, whole genome shotgun sequence:
- the LOC110886144 gene encoding pentatricopeptide repeat-containing protein At5g06540, producing the protein MNRTILHTISNPRYLRKLEKCSTFEQLKQIHAQTITVGLARFTYITSKLLAFSAISDIDYAHTILNQISMPTIFDFNTMILGYSKTSKREMGVLLYTKMRNEGIKPNARTFPVLIRTCDCLRSLRQVHGQVVKYGNVSDVYVTSLLISVYSSYKAIELAKQVFEESAYKNVVCCTSLITGCFSNGLIDDACKVFDEMPERNDVSYSAMISGFVKNELFNEAIQLYRRMINCGVGNPNRSLLLSVLNACGAVGAFEIGRSIHCQLVEESFSVDVDFGTALIDFYAKCGDIEKAKDIFNAMPYKDVAAWSAMILGLATNGKNETAIDLFEEMEQNGPVPNGIIFVAVLVACNHKTLLKKPWSILGKMSKVYNVQLTIEHYGCMVDLLARSGQLKEAEKLIKLMPMTPDGAVWGSFLHGCLTHSAIHLAGTAGKRLLELEPTHSGRYVGLANMYASNGSWEGVIKLRKMMTERKVAIAPGWSFIEVNGIVNKFFVDDQCHPQAKDIHDVLMLLNIVLMN; encoded by the coding sequence ATGAACAGGACCATCTTACATACCATCTCAAACCCTCGATATCTTCGTAAGCTTGAAAAATGTTCAACTTTCGAACAACTCAAACAAATCCACGCGCAAACCATCACTGTCGGTCTTGCTCGATTTACTTACATAACCAGCAAACTCCTGGCTTTCTCGGCGATATCCGATATAGATTACGCGCACACAATCTTGAACCAAATAAGCATGCCTACCATCTTTGATTTCAACACTATGATATTGGGTTACTCTAAAACGTCAAAACGAGAAATGGGTGTTCTACTTTACACTAAAATGCGTAACGAAGGAATCAAACCGAATGCTCGTACGTTCCCTGTGTTGATCAGAACGTGTGATTGTTTACGGTCGTTGCGTCAAGTGCATGGACAAGTCGTGAAATACGGAAATGTTTCTGATGTTTATGTTACCAGCTTGCTTATATCTGTGTATTCGAGTTATAAAGCTATTGAATTAGCTAAACAAGTGTTTGAAGAAAGCGCGTACAAGAATGTGGTGTGTTGTACTAGTTTGATAACGGGGTGTTTTAGTAACGGGCTTATTGACGATGCTTgtaaggtgtttgatgaaatgcccgAGAGAAATGATGTATCGTATAGCGCGATGATTTCTGGGTTTGTGAAGAATGAACTTTTCAATGAAGCAATCCAGTTGTATCGCCGGATGATAAATTGTGGCGTAGGGAACCCTAACAGGTCTCTTTTGCTGAGCGTTCTCAATGCTTGCGGTGCGGTTGGTGCTTTTGAAATAGGAAGAAGTATACACTGTCAATTAGTTGAAGAATCGTTTAGTGTAGACGTCGATTTTGGTACGGCGCTGATCGATTTCTATGCTAAATGTGGGGATATAGAGAAAGCCAAAGATATATTCAACGCAATGCCTTATAAAGATGTTGCCGCATGGAGTGCGATGATTTTAGGGCTAGCTACAAACGGTAAAAACGAAACGGCAATCGATCTTTTTGAGGAAATGGAGCAGAACGGACCGGTTCCAAACGGCATTATATTTGTTGCGGTTCTTGTTGCTTGTAATCAcaaaactttattaaaaaaaccATGGTCTATACTTGGTAAAATGAGCAAAGTTTACAACGTGCAATTAACAATCGAGCACTACGGATGCATGGTCGATCTGTTGGCTAGATCCGGACAGCTGAAAGAAGCCGAGAAGCTGATCAAGTTGATGCCGATGACACCCGACGGAGCTGTATGGGGATCTTTTCTACATGGGTGTTTAACGCATAGTGCAATACATCTAGCGGGGACAGCTGGAAAACGTTTGTTAGAATTAGAGCCGACGCACAGTGGAAGGTATGTCGGGCTTGCTAATATGTATGCGAGTAATGGAAGCTGGGAAGGTGTGATTAAACTGAGGAAGATGATGACGGAACGAAAAGTTGCCATTGCTCCTGGTTGGAGTTTTATTGAAGTTAATGGGATTGTTAACAAATTCTTTGTTGATGATCAATGTCACCCTCAAGCTAAAGACATTCATGATGTCCTAATGTTACTTAATATTGTATTAATGAATTAG
- the LOC110886145 gene encoding ribulose bisphosphate carboxylase small chain clone 512 — protein sequence MSSATFTAPVTGSIYMGLNPNGSKLFRTTDSAPWSRKTVSNGSRIHCMKVWNPINNKKFETLSYLPPLTDESIAKEIDYMIKKGWVPCLEFDLVGHVFRENSQIPNYYDGRYWTLWKLPMFGCNDSSQVLNEIQECKKTYPNAYIRCLAFDNVRQAQCMSFVIQKPTDP from the exons ATGTCTTCAGCAACATTCACAGCTCCAGTTACCGGATCCATTTACATGGGTTTGAATCCCAATGGATCTAAGCTTTTTCGGACCACAGATTCGGCACCTTGGAGCCGAAAAACAGTTTCGAATGGCTCTAGGATTCACTGCATGAAG GTTTGGAATCCGATAAATAACAAGAAGTTTGAGACTCTTTCGTATCTTCCGCCTCTTACAGATGAATCCATCGCAAAGGAGATTGATTACATGATCAAGAAAGGATGGGTGCCGTGTCTTGAGTTTGATTTG GTGGGACATGTATTCAGAGAAAACAGCCAAATTCCAAATTACTATGATGGAAGGTATTGGACACTATGGAAACTGCCCATGTTTGGCTGCAATGATTCCTCACAGGTATTGAATGAAATTCAGGAATGCAAAAAGACATACCCAAATGCATATATCAGGTGTTTGGCATTTGACAATGTGAGGCAGGCTCAGTGCATGTCTTTTGTTATTCAGAAACCAACTGACCCATGA
- the LOC110886146 gene encoding uncharacterized protein LOC110886146 isoform X2 — MSEPATPPPTIGKMGPYTVFITHPSDPSDPPVQSPPVLSSHPVQPPPVQYPKSTSPKSGFIWDAVAKVQKAHSSLDEYVAHWFGLNQSKYQWALDDYYESKGSQDKVDAQVTHAAPKAQRV; from the exons ATGAGTGAACCGGCGACCCCTCCACCGACCATCGGAAAGATGGGTCCGTACACCGTCTTCATTACCCATCCGTCCGATCCTTCTGATCCGCCGGTTCAATCGCCGCCGGTTCTATCTTCTCATCCGGTTCAGCCTCCTCCGGTCCAGTACCCGAAGTCTACTTCACCCAAATCCGGGTTTATATGGGATGCTGTTGCGAAAGTACAGAAGG CACATTCAAGTTTGGACGAGTATGTAGCACATTGGTTTGGGTTGAATCAATCAAAATATCAGTGGGCTCTCGACGATTACTATGAAAGCAAGGGATCG CAGGACAAAGTTGACGCACAGGTGACACATGCAGCCCCGAAAGCTCAAAGGGTGTAA
- the LOC110886146 gene encoding uncharacterized protein LOC110886146 isoform X3, with the protein MSEPATPPPTIGKMGPYTVFITHPSDPSDPPVQSPPVLSSHPVQPPPVQYPKSTSPKSGFIWDAVAKVQKAHSSLDEYVAHWFGLNQSKYQWALDDYYESKGSDKVDAQVTHAAPKAQRV; encoded by the exons ATGAGTGAACCGGCGACCCCTCCACCGACCATCGGAAAGATGGGTCCGTACACCGTCTTCATTACCCATCCGTCCGATCCTTCTGATCCGCCGGTTCAATCGCCGCCGGTTCTATCTTCTCATCCGGTTCAGCCTCCTCCGGTCCAGTACCCGAAGTCTACTTCACCCAAATCCGGGTTTATATGGGATGCTGTTGCGAAAGTACAGAAGG CACATTCAAGTTTGGACGAGTATGTAGCACATTGGTTTGGGTTGAATCAATCAAAATATCAGTGGGCTCTCGACGATTACTATGAAAGCAAGGGATCG GACAAAGTTGACGCACAGGTGACACATGCAGCCCCGAAAGCTCAAAGGGTGTAA
- the LOC110886146 gene encoding uncharacterized protein LOC110886146 isoform X1, with translation MSEPATPPPTIGKMGPYTVFITHPSDPSDPPVQSPPVLSSHPVQPPPVQYPKSTSPKSGFIWDAVAKVQKAHSSLDEYVAHWFGLNQSKYQWALDDYYESKGSLQDKVDAQVTHAAPKAQRV, from the exons ATGAGTGAACCGGCGACCCCTCCACCGACCATCGGAAAGATGGGTCCGTACACCGTCTTCATTACCCATCCGTCCGATCCTTCTGATCCGCCGGTTCAATCGCCGCCGGTTCTATCTTCTCATCCGGTTCAGCCTCCTCCGGTCCAGTACCCGAAGTCTACTTCACCCAAATCCGGGTTTATATGGGATGCTGTTGCGAAAGTACAGAAGG CACATTCAAGTTTGGACGAGTATGTAGCACATTGGTTTGGGTTGAATCAATCAAAATATCAGTGGGCTCTCGACGATTACTATGAAAGCAAGGGATCG CTGCAGGACAAAGTTGACGCACAGGTGACACATGCAGCCCCGAAAGCTCAAAGGGTGTAA
- the LOC110882992 gene encoding uncharacterized protein LOC110882992 has translation MALYLEQAKELLHRFKTYKVVHINRSENKPADALSKLASTSFQHLAKDVRIEVLKNPSVLLHQVNVIEVGQPSWMTPIIQYLQDGILPESKVEARKIQNKALHYEMNNGILYQKSYLGPLLRCVDPQDANYLIREIHEGICSIHAGPSMVVAKIVNAGYSWPGMHVDALRELRKCDSCQRHSPKTLCPKNDLIPVSTT, from the coding sequence ATGGCCCTATATTTAGAACAAGCGAAAGAGTTACTTCACCGTTTCAAGACATACAAGGTGGTTCACATCAATCGCTCTGAAAACAAACCAGCAGACGCTTTAAGCAAGCTCGCTTCAACTTCCTTTCAACATCTAGCCAAAGATGTAAGGATTGAAGTACTCAAGAATCCATCAGTCCTACTACACCAAGTAAATGTGATCGAAGTAGGGCAGCCATCTTGGATGACCCCTATAATTCAATATCTACAAGACGGGATACTCCCGGAAAGCAAAGTGGAGGCGAGGAAGATTCAAAACAAGGCCCTGCACTATGAAATGAACAATGGTATTTTGTACCAAAAATCCTATCTAGGGCCCCTATTGCGATGCGTAGACCCCCAAGACGCAAATTATTTGATCAGAGAGATCCACGAAGGGATCTGTAGCATCCATGCAGGACCGAGCATGGTTGTCGCAAAAATTGTGAATGCTGGTTATTCTtggccagggatgcatgtcgACGCCCTAAGGGAGCTGCGCAAATGTGATTCGTGTCAGAGACACTCCCCGAAGACCCTGTGCCCAAAGAATGATCTTATCCCGGTATCCACCACTTAG